A window from Chryseobacterium vaccae encodes these proteins:
- a CDS encoding TonB-dependent siderophore receptor — MKRQLLSLGLLFTAVSLGAQLKNVEADTIRTQTIEDINLHKTGNPNQARTLSTKSNLTVMENPQAIAIVTHEIIEQQQAKQLSDVLQNVNGMYVTSSRGNSQDSFGGRGYMLGNDNMFKNGTRINSGVFPEVSGLERVEVLKGANAMLYGNTAAGGIINMITKKPKFNFGGSIGMNAGSWNSYKPTVDIYGPLSKNIAFRVNGAYEHSESFRDIVESEKYYFNPSFLFNISPKSQLIVEADYLKNNFTPDFGLGTITNRDKSYSLVTGLPRNAFLGTDWQYQNVEQVSTNVTFNHQFNEKWSLNTVASYQNYTKDYFSTERVQWEYAPDSRLAWKRPLNRTYNEQNYTSLQANINGEFNTGKISHKILMGADADYGTADAYTYYNPSNGLTYGSNYVYGTNGGNSLLYLDDPATWAGGAIPAAEKSDKTRINTRRIGVYVQDFISLTKQFKVIAGLRWSYIENMPTLNTKFRTDLKTETPNSATSDQAVSPKIGLVYMPDDNLSVFATYTNSFAANAGYMSNEIDNLNTTGTANDVVNRVRLLSKQAIRPTTIDQYEIGAKKNFWNNALAVNLTLYQINNNNTYQNYFYLDAAGSPQTPDSNLKEFAGKTRSRGVELDITGNPNENLSIIGGFSYNNTVYTSTPEKGYVENQRLVRTPATTANLSVFYKFSNYVKGLKVGAGIYYIGDRLAGWNDSKSTNVSRNNVTRMFELKDYMTVTLSAGYDWKKFSIQGKVGNLFDVVNYNVHENYSVNPITPRNFYFTLTYKL; from the coding sequence ATGAAAAGACAACTACTTTCTTTAGGCCTTCTATTTACCGCTGTTTCATTGGGCGCACAGCTAAAAAACGTTGAGGCAGATACCATTAGAACCCAAACTATTGAAGATATCAATCTTCATAAAACAGGGAACCCGAACCAGGCTAGGACTTTATCTACAAAATCCAACCTGACGGTAATGGAAAATCCACAGGCAATTGCCATTGTAACGCATGAAATCATTGAGCAGCAACAGGCCAAACAGTTAAGTGATGTTCTTCAGAATGTAAACGGAATGTATGTTACGTCTTCAAGAGGAAACTCTCAGGATAGTTTTGGAGGAAGAGGCTATATGCTGGGGAATGATAATATGTTTAAGAACGGTACCAGAATTAACAGTGGTGTTTTTCCTGAAGTAAGCGGTTTAGAAAGAGTGGAAGTTCTGAAGGGAGCTAATGCTATGCTTTACGGAAATACAGCAGCTGGTGGGATTATCAATATGATCACCAAGAAGCCTAAATTTAATTTCGGGGGAAGTATCGGCATGAATGCAGGAAGCTGGAATTCTTATAAGCCAACTGTGGATATTTATGGGCCGTTGTCTAAAAATATAGCCTTCAGAGTAAATGGTGCTTATGAACATTCTGAAAGTTTCAGAGATATAGTAGAATCTGAAAAATATTATTTCAATCCATCATTCTTATTTAATATCAGTCCAAAATCACAATTAATTGTAGAAGCAGATTATTTAAAAAATAATTTCACACCGGATTTTGGTTTGGGAACTATTACCAACAGGGATAAAAGCTATTCATTAGTTACCGGGCTGCCAAGAAATGCATTTTTAGGAACAGACTGGCAATATCAGAATGTAGAACAGGTTTCTACCAATGTTACCTTTAATCACCAGTTTAATGAAAAATGGTCATTAAACACAGTAGCGTCTTATCAGAATTATACGAAAGATTATTTCTCTACAGAAAGAGTACAATGGGAATATGCTCCTGACAGCAGACTGGCATGGAAAAGACCGTTGAACAGAACATACAACGAGCAGAACTATACTTCATTACAGGCAAACATTAATGGTGAGTTCAATACAGGAAAGATCAGTCATAAGATTTTGATGGGAGCAGATGCAGATTATGGTACTGCAGATGCTTACACTTACTATAACCCTTCCAACGGACTTACCTATGGTTCAAATTATGTGTATGGTACCAACGGCGGTAATAGTCTGCTTTACCTGGATGATCCTGCCACATGGGCTGGCGGAGCTATTCCAGCAGCGGAAAAATCTGATAAAACCCGTATCAATACAAGAAGAATTGGGGTATATGTTCAGGACTTCATCAGCCTTACCAAACAATTTAAAGTGATTGCAGGTTTACGCTGGTCTTATATTGAGAATATGCCAACCCTCAATACTAAGTTCAGAACCGATCTTAAAACTGAAACTCCTAATTCAGCGACTTCTGATCAGGCTGTATCTCCAAAAATCGGGTTAGTGTATATGCCTGATGATAATTTATCTGTATTTGCAACCTATACCAATTCATTTGCGGCCAATGCGGGATATATGTCTAATGAAATTGATAATCTTAATACTACAGGAACAGCAAATGATGTAGTCAACAGAGTAAGATTGCTGTCTAAACAGGCGATAAGACCTACAACCATTGATCAATATGAAATCGGTGCTAAGAAAAACTTCTGGAATAATGCGCTGGCAGTAAATTTAACATTGTATCAGATCAACAACAATAATACCTACCAAAACTATTTTTATCTTGATGCAGCCGGAAGCCCACAGACTCCAGACAGCAATTTAAAAGAATTCGCAGGAAAAACCAGAAGCCGCGGGGTTGAATTGGATATTACCGGAAATCCTAATGAAAACCTTTCCATCATCGGAGGTTTCTCATACAACAATACGGTTTATACCAGCACTCCGGAAAAAGGGTATGTTGAAAACCAGAGACTGGTAAGAACTCCGGCCACAACAGCCAATCTATCTGTTTTTTATAAATTCTCCAATTATGTGAAAGGCTTGAAAGTAGGAGCCGGAATTTATTATATCGGGGACAGGCTAGCAGGATGGAATGATTCAAAATCAACAAATGTAAGCAGAAATAACGTTACCAGAATGTTTGAGCTGAAAGATTATATGACGGTAACTCTATCTGCTGGATATGACTGGAAAAAATTCTCTATCCAGGGGAAAGTGGGTAACTTATTCGATGTCGTAAACTATAATGTTCACGAAAATTATTCTGTAAATCCTATCACCCCGAGAAACTTCTATTTCACATTGACTTACAAGCTATAG
- a CDS encoding peroxiredoxin — protein MSIKLGDTAPDFKAETSLGDINFYEFLGNSWGILFSHPADYTPVCTTELGYTSKLRSEFEKRDTKVIALSVDGVEDHQNWIKDINETQNTEVQFPIIADKDRKISELYDFIHPNASGTATVRSLLIIDPDKKVRLIITYPASTGRNFNEIIRVLDSLQLVDSHKVATPVNWKNGDDVIVPPTISTEDARKIFPKGVTEIKPYLRYTPQPNT, from the coding sequence ATGTCAATCAAACTAGGAGATACCGCACCGGATTTTAAAGCAGAGACCTCATTAGGAGATATTAATTTTTACGAATTCTTAGGAAACTCCTGGGGAATTCTATTCTCTCATCCTGCTGATTATACACCTGTATGCACTACTGAATTGGGATATACCTCAAAATTGAGATCTGAATTCGAGAAACGGGATACAAAAGTAATTGCCTTGAGTGTAGATGGAGTAGAAGATCATCAGAACTGGATTAAAGATATTAATGAAACGCAGAACACAGAAGTACAGTTTCCTATTATTGCTGATAAAGACCGGAAAATTTCTGAACTCTATGATTTCATTCATCCCAATGCTTCAGGAACGGCTACCGTACGCTCTCTGCTGATTATTGATCCTGACAAAAAAGTAAGACTGATTATTACCTATCCGGCTTCTACAGGCAGAAACTTTAATGAAATTATCAGAGTATTAGACTCCCTGCAGCTGGTTGACTCTCATAAAGTAGCCACTCCTGTCAATTGGAAAAACGGTGATGATGTAATTGTACCTCCAACCATTTCTACAGAAGATGCCCGGAAAATATTTCCGAAAGGAGTAACAGAAATAAAGCCGTATCTGAGATATACGCCCCAGCCCAATACATGA
- a CDS encoding mechanosensitive ion channel family protein produces the protein MEKTGLSYVDMVYKVLENWYITFAELTPKLIVGILVFTFFLITSKYLSQIAVKLFHKFFPKSQKESSLVTLIGVFRFLIMLMGSFISLEIMGFSGFLWKFIGSLGVAGVIAGVALKDLVSSIFSGALIGIDKAFKVGDYITIGAHSGTVQEIGFLTTKILTDDGKKAYIPNQVVFNAPFYNITASPQRRIILNFEIPADEDISKAQKGILDVVKNLENVDKLDTAEVIFTDLKQGSFNLQVKFWIKIGANLAQIKSKAYLNIKERFDADKILLVTPTSINITTGENSLPESQDK, from the coding sequence ATGGAGAAAACAGGGCTCAGTTATGTAGATATGGTTTACAAAGTATTGGAAAACTGGTATATAACATTCGCCGAACTTACCCCTAAACTGATTGTCGGAATTCTGGTATTTACCTTCTTTCTTATTACCAGTAAATATTTAAGCCAGATTGCGGTAAAATTATTCCATAAATTTTTTCCTAAGAGCCAAAAAGAAAGTTCTCTGGTAACACTGATTGGTGTATTCCGGTTTTTGATTATGCTGATGGGATCCTTTATTTCCCTGGAAATTATGGGCTTCAGCGGATTCCTTTGGAAATTTATCGGAAGTCTAGGGGTAGCCGGGGTTATTGCCGGGGTTGCGTTGAAAGATCTTGTCTCAAGTATTTTTTCAGGAGCACTTATTGGTATAGACAAAGCTTTTAAAGTCGGGGATTATATTACCATCGGGGCCCATTCAGGAACGGTTCAGGAGATTGGTTTTTTAACGACAAAAATTCTTACAGATGATGGAAAGAAAGCTTATATTCCCAATCAGGTAGTATTCAATGCACCTTTTTACAACATCACCGCTTCGCCACAGCGCAGAATCATTTTAAATTTTGAAATCCCTGCCGATGAAGATATCAGCAAAGCACAGAAAGGTATTCTTGATGTGGTAAAAAACCTTGAAAATGTTGATAAACTGGATACCGCAGAAGTGATTTTCACAGATCTGAAGCAGGGTTCATTTAACCTTCAGGTTAAGTTCTGGATTAAAATAGGGGCCAATCTGGCGCAGATAAAAAGTAAAGCCTATCTGAATATCAAAGAACGTTTTGATGCGGATAAAATTCTGCTGGTAACGCCTACGAGTATTAACATTACTACCGGGGAAAATAGTTTACCGGAAAGTCAGGATAAATAA